A genomic region of Trifolium pratense cultivar HEN17-A07 linkage group LG3, ARS_RC_1.1, whole genome shotgun sequence contains the following coding sequences:
- the LOC123916488 gene encoding uncharacterized protein LOC123916488, which yields MDMWPEPENAEERPEILPPIYKTGPGRPKKVRIREFDEDGVRKRKRGVKYRCTTCNSFKHNAATCKSKTQDLEAMNRKRKQPRGKDNTNSESRQDNANTEIAEPNATNEVVIDASQSQVEAVIDASQSFFDEIPDEVMATVPEINHDDIPKKAKAVKDNAVKDKPVKDKAKTVKKKTTMVEPEKRRQSERQKANWVKKPTIGPGK from the exons ATGGACATGTGGCCTGAACCTGAAAATGCTGAAGAGCGACCAGAAATTTTGCCACCTATTTACAAAACTGGTCCAGGTAGGCCAAAGAAGGTGAGAATTAGAGAATTTGATGAGGATGGTGTTAGGAAGAGGAAAAGAGGTGTAAAATATAGATGTACCACATGTAATAGTTTTAAGCACAATGCAGCAACATGTAAAAGCAAGACTCAAGACCTAGAAGCAATGAACAGAAAG AGAAAACAACCAAGAGGCAAAGATAATACAAACAGTGAATCCAGGCAAGACAATGCAAACACTGAAATTGCTGAACCAAATGCAACCAATGAAGTTGTGATTGATGCTAGTCAGAGTCAAGTTGAAGCTGTCATTGATGCTAGTCAGAGTTTTTTTGATGAAATACCTGATGAAGTTATGGCAACAGTTCCTGAAATCAATCATGATGATATTCCAAAGAAGGCCAAAGCTGTGAAGGACAATGCGGTAAAGGATAAGCCAGTCAAGGACAAGGCCAAAACTGTCAAGAAAAAAACTACAATGGTTGAACCTGAGAAAAGAAGACAAAGTGAAAGGCAGAAGGCTAATTGGGTTAAAAAACCAACTATAGGTCCTGGGAAATGA